The Nitrospira sp. genome window below encodes:
- the mutL gene encoding DNA mismatch repair endonuclease MutL, protein MLTTDGSGKICILPDDVIGRIAAGEVVERPAAVVKELLENSIDAGSRAITVDVKDGGLSLIRVTDDGEGMSREDAPRAFQRHATSKLRSDMDLWSIRTMGFRGEALPSIAAVAHVHLITTTRAGELGTELDVVDGLVGTIADAPPVMGTRIEISDLFKNQPARKKFLKSIPTEHSHITRVVQQAALAWPSIQFRLTHNAQELMNYPAVRSEADRIAQVYHPAFLEQCVSLNAALPGVAVSGYLVDAVHAKSSRTPQEVFVNRRPVRSLAVSHAVGEGYGSFIARGCHPRFVLFLEVDPDRVDVNVHPSKREVRFSDNEAVHQLVRRAVRQALSRETTPNDVQDQSRRAGSTQQVAGAVSHPFSACESSPATPTPPAWQGGDAQLTFVNEAAESYARVSSIEVIPLGQINRTYLVAQVGKDLTVIDQHTAHERVLFERLQRAWATRKMEAQALLIPDPVDVSPAHAALLQRYRGDLEQLGLEIEPFGISTVLIRSTPVGLGRIDGSLFLHDLLEDLIHWDSLTSLEARVRSVLASLACHGAVRAGRLMRLEEIKALVDEWRSEGEITTCPHGRRTSFRLTVSELEKLFGRVGW, encoded by the coding sequence GTGCTGACGACTGACGGCAGCGGTAAGATTTGCATCCTACCAGACGACGTCATCGGTCGCATCGCAGCGGGAGAAGTGGTCGAGCGTCCTGCAGCAGTCGTCAAAGAGCTGCTTGAGAACAGCATCGATGCCGGGAGTCGTGCGATCACGGTTGATGTGAAGGATGGCGGCCTCTCGCTGATCCGGGTCACCGATGACGGTGAGGGCATGAGCCGGGAGGATGCGCCACGCGCGTTTCAACGGCATGCCACCAGCAAGCTTCGGTCGGATATGGACCTCTGGTCCATCCGAACGATGGGCTTTCGAGGTGAGGCATTACCGAGTATTGCCGCGGTGGCGCATGTTCATCTGATCACGACAACGCGGGCGGGTGAACTCGGGACGGAATTGGACGTCGTGGACGGGTTGGTCGGGACCATTGCTGATGCGCCTCCCGTGATGGGGACTAGAATCGAAATATCGGATTTGTTCAAGAATCAGCCGGCGCGAAAAAAGTTTCTCAAGTCTATTCCTACAGAGCATTCGCATATCACGCGGGTGGTGCAACAAGCGGCGTTGGCATGGCCGTCCATCCAATTTCGTCTCACGCACAACGCACAGGAACTGATGAACTATCCGGCGGTACGGTCTGAGGCTGATCGAATCGCCCAAGTGTACCACCCTGCGTTTCTTGAACAGTGTGTGTCGCTCAATGCCGCGCTTCCTGGTGTTGCCGTCAGTGGGTATCTTGTCGATGCGGTTCATGCGAAGTCGTCGCGCACACCGCAAGAGGTGTTTGTGAACCGTCGCCCCGTTCGGAGCCTGGCGGTGTCCCACGCCGTTGGAGAGGGCTACGGATCGTTCATTGCCAGGGGATGCCACCCGCGATTTGTCCTGTTTTTGGAGGTGGATCCAGATCGTGTCGATGTCAATGTCCATCCCAGCAAACGAGAAGTCCGGTTTTCTGATAATGAAGCTGTGCATCAGCTGGTGCGACGAGCCGTTCGACAGGCATTGAGCCGAGAAACGACGCCGAATGATGTGCAGGACCAGAGTCGTCGTGCCGGTTCCACCCAGCAGGTCGCAGGTGCGGTGAGTCATCCGTTCTCTGCGTGTGAGTCTTCTCCGGCGACTCCAACCCCGCCCGCCTGGCAGGGTGGTGACGCTCAATTGACGTTCGTCAATGAGGCAGCAGAGTCCTATGCTCGGGTCTCCTCCATCGAAGTGATCCCGCTGGGACAGATCAATCGAACGTACCTCGTGGCTCAAGTCGGGAAAGATTTGACCGTGATCGATCAGCATACCGCGCATGAGCGCGTCCTGTTTGAACGACTGCAGCGGGCCTGGGCGACGCGCAAGATGGAGGCTCAGGCGCTGCTCATTCCTGACCCAGTTGACGTGTCTCCGGCTCACGCTGCCTTGCTGCAGCGGTACCGGGGGGATCTGGAGCAGTTAGGGTTGGAGATCGAACCGTTCGGCATCTCAACGGTTCTGATCAGATCGACCCCGGTTGGTCTTGGGCGTATCGATGGGAGCCTGTTTCTTCACGATCTTCTCGAAGACCTCATCCATTGGGACAGTCTGACAAGTCTGGAGGCAAGGGTTCGTTCGGTATTGGCCTCGCTGGCCTGTCACGGTGCCGTCCGCGCTGGTCGTCTCATGAGACTGGAAGAAATCAAAGCGCTGGTAGACGAATGGCGGAGCGAAGGAGAAATTACCACCTGTCCCCACGGACGCAGAACCTCGTTCCGCCTCACGGTCAGTGAGCTTGAAAAACTTTTTGGGCGGGTCGGTTGGTAG
- the miaA gene encoding tRNA (adenosine(37)-N6)-dimethylallyltransferase MiaA, whose product MLSELLRRHRPLVVLLGPTAVGKSRVATTVARRFDTEVLTADSRQVYRGMDIGTDKPTVAERQGVPHRLIDLVDPHEAFNAGRYRRVALEEIDRLYAANRLPFVVGGTGLYIRTLVRGLCAAPESDPRVRADLNKLRDERGKCGLYAELQRTDPEAAARLHPNDESKVMRALEVYRLSGRSISVIQEEHRFQERPFSALLIGLQRPPDILYQRIEERIDWQLTHGMVEETQSLLNQGCGRELASMKGLGYRQVGAFLADAYDYPEMVRQFKRDTRHFAKRQMTWFRKEPGIVWLPIEEGERPEQTAEQVIRQIEQFMRTLERQAPSSVREGAAYGKGSA is encoded by the coding sequence ATGCTTTCAGAACTTCTACGTCGCCACCGGCCGTTGGTTGTGCTGCTGGGACCGACGGCCGTCGGAAAAAGTCGAGTTGCGACAACGGTGGCCCGCCGGTTTGATACCGAGGTCCTGACAGCCGATTCTCGTCAGGTGTACCGTGGAATGGACATCGGAACAGATAAGCCGACGGTCGCAGAGCGTCAGGGTGTGCCGCATCGGCTGATTGATCTGGTTGATCCTCACGAAGCATTCAATGCCGGGCGGTATCGCCGCGTGGCATTGGAGGAAATCGATCGATTATATGCTGCGAACCGGCTCCCGTTCGTGGTAGGGGGTACAGGGTTGTACATACGGACCTTGGTACGAGGGTTATGCGCAGCGCCCGAGTCCGATCCCCGTGTGAGGGCAGACCTCAACAAGTTAAGAGACGAAAGGGGGAAATGCGGCCTCTATGCGGAATTGCAGCGCACTGATCCTGAGGCGGCAGCCCGGTTGCACCCGAATGACGAATCAAAGGTGATGCGGGCGCTGGAGGTCTACCGATTGTCGGGGCGCTCGATCTCGGTCATCCAGGAGGAACATCGGTTTCAGGAAAGACCGTTTTCGGCTCTGCTGATCGGACTCCAGCGCCCTCCGGACATCCTGTATCAAAGAATTGAAGAACGTATCGATTGGCAGTTGACGCATGGAATGGTAGAAGAGACGCAGTCATTGCTCAATCAGGGATGTGGGCGGGAGCTGGCTTCCATGAAAGGGCTTGGTTATCGTCAGGTCGGAGCCTTTTTGGCAGATGCGTACGACTATCCTGAAATGGTGCGCCAGTTCAAGCGAGACACCAGACACTTTGCGAAACGGCAGATGACCTGGTTTCGAAAGGAGCCAGGGATCGTCTGGCTGCCGATCGAAGAAGGGGAACGGCCTGAACAAACGGCCGAACAAGTGATCAGACAGATCGAACAGTTTATGAGGACTTTGGAGCGGCAGGCCCCGTCCAGTGTGAGGGAAGGGGCAGCCTATGGAAAGGGATCTGCATGA